The proteins below are encoded in one region of Drosophila santomea strain STO CAGO 1482 chromosome 2R, Prin_Dsan_1.1, whole genome shotgun sequence:
- the LOC120444720 gene encoding patronin isoform X9, producing the protein MDVETQEIRQARQRASVKWLLSKAFNNRVPDNLKEPFYRDHENQERLKPQIIVELGNATLYCQTLANLYSDPNYQSMNHWSIIQTLARKGVPVAESADMPITETVLIQTNPLRINAHMSVIESLMVLYAKEISSGDRVMAAIRRISGNNYQAPTGQSYEQALLGWISHACAALKKRIIKEVDAGLPDDNGSRLQTPDIPPVRDFQDLCDGICLALLISYYCPKVVPWTSVRINYLPAVEDSIHNILLVCNFSQKHLPYTVMHMTPEDVTYMRGSMKLNLVVLLTDLFNLFEIHPAKCVCYPGMDGQDVIARRTMGANEHGICHRRGLTVQPVTPIPDLRSDLDQPPVGSPQNRPPFQVPHSNSFGGGLNRRSTPPNEYQTVQSNNFDGNHAEAFVVHKSRGITTLASMHSQQQQLHQQQHQHQQHQQQYQQQPLQQHPSQSQLQIQQQEPLVPARLRQAKEKTNVESKADERGDFVAAGRPSNWEQSRRPSFAGRRSRRNSSSEDSQLTIENFGGSQDQLNTLGRYERDRERKLSNTSVGSYPVEPAVAVRSSIADARGTLQLGYDTDSGSEKQDRETEKYSMRRQVSVDNVPTVSSHNLSNAGSPLPVARHKQHSSDKDYSSNSGMTPDAYNDTRSTSAYDPESTPVRKSSTSSMPASPAAWQLDVGDDDMRSLENASKLSTIRMKLEEKRRRIEQDKRKIEMALMRHQEKEDLESCPDVMKWETMSNESKRTPDMDPVDLDKYQQSIAIMNMNLQDIQQDIHRLATQQSQMQAQHLQAQQLMQAQQIANMLNQQQTYGSQQHLADHHYQQQRPMQQSFGSSPHIPQAYNAPVSAYSSRPPSRDPYQQQLHHQQQQPMPMPQPMQYVNEHGQYMSPPQPAHYMPQQTQQPQSIYSDNGAAYNHSNHSPYGGAPQYRSSVVYDDYGQPTNHFYLHESSPQPQAHPHPQRRTWAHSAAAAAYEQQQQIQPSLVDVNAWQTQQHQKQKQTWMNRPPSSAGAPSPGSFMLHQNGGSGGGGGGELQHLFQVQASPQHGQRQVSGSNGVQRQQSLTNLRDNRSPKAPQNMGMPMGMPMQQEDMMAPQSICFIGDEEDVDELERNIIESMQSTHITDFVHQQQQQHQQQLQQQQRLQGHSGRGSSSEDYDSGEMISNKLNITSGNLTYRIPSPSRPSIQANSFQDPRAMAAAPGAEDQPPEKGFYISFDDEQPKRPKPPLRAKRSPKKESPPGSRDSVDNQATLKRESLSHLHNNNNIGFGNDDVNSKPVTRHSIHGLNNSNSVKSPGNATYNKYTDEPPIQLRQLAVSGAMSPTSNERRHLDDVSNQSPQQTQQPMSPTRLQQSSNNAEAAKNKALVIGADSTNLDPESVDEMERRKEKIMLLSLQRRQQQEEAKARKEIEASQKREKEREKEEERSRKKEEQMARRAAILEQHRLKKAIEEAEREGKTLDRPDLHVKLQSHSSTSTTPRLRQQRTTRPRPKTIHVDDASVDISEASSISSRGKKGSSSNLTGYGQLSSNSMKRDYYRGSQDSLTVKESPDDYPSTSSTPIGRRGSYKTSRDSGLGRATPPRRAPSPGMGMGASGRHMPSPSGPGSLPPGLISKRRGFDDGSSDFSLTPNLNMEYSGPKLYKQPAAKSNRGIILNAVEYCVFPGVVNREAKQKVLEKIARSEAKHFLVLFRDAGCQFRALYSYQPETDQVTKLYGTGPSQVEEVMFDKFFKYNSGGKCFSQVHTKHLTVTIDAFTIHNSLWQGKRVQLPSKKDMALVI; encoded by the exons ATGGATGTCGAAACACAGGAAATACGACAG GCTCGTCAACGTGCTTCCGTCAAATGGCTGCTCTCGAAGGCGTTCAACAATCGCGTGCCGGACAACCTGAAGGAGCCCTTCTACCGCGACCATGAGAATCAGGAGCGCCTGAAGCCGCAAATCATCGTGGAGCTGGGCAATGCCACGCTCTACTGCCAGACGCTGGCCAATCTGTACTCAGATCCCAACTACCAAAGCATGAACCACTGGTCAATAATACAGACGCTAGCGCGCAAGGGAGTTCCCGTGGCCGAATCCGCGGACATGCCCATTACCGAAACGGTATTAATTCAAACCAATCCGCTGCGAATT AACGCCCACATGTCTGTGATAGAATCGCTGATGGTTTTGTATGCGAAGGAAATATCATCGGGTGACCGCGTCATGGCGGCCATACGAAG AATATCTGGCAACAACTATCAGGCGCCCACTGGCCAGTCCTACGAGCAAGCTCTGCTGGGCTGGATTTCACATGCTTGCGCCGCACTGAAGAAGCGCATTATCAAGGAGGTGGACGCAGGACTGCCCGACGATAAT GGTTCTCGTCTGCAGACCCCGGATATACCACCTGTAAGGGACTTCCAGGATCTGTGCGATGGAATCTGCTTGGCACTGCTCATCTCGTACTACTGCCCAAAGGTGGTGCCGTGGACGAGTGTGCGGATCAACTATCTGCCCGCCGTCGAGGactcgattcacaacatcctgcTGGTCTGCAATTTCTCGCAGAAGCATCTGCCCTATACCGTGATGCATATGACGCCCGAGGATGTGACCTACATGCGCGG ATCCATGAAACTTAATCTGGTAGTGTTGCTGACGGATTTGTTCAATCTGTTTGAGATACACCCGGCAAAATGTGTTTGCTACCCCGGCATGGATGGTCAGG ATGTCATCGCCCGGCGCACTATGGGCGCCAATGAGCACGGGATCTGCCATCGACGGGGCCTCACAGTGCAGCCCGTCACACCCATTCCCGATCTGCGCAGCGATCTCGACCAGCCGCCCGTAGGCTCGCCTCAGAACCGACCACCGTTCCAAG tTCCGCACTCGAATTCATTTGGCGGCGGCTTAAATCGCAGATCAACCCCGCCCAACGAATACCAGACGGTTCAGTCAAATAATTTTGACGGTAATCATGCCGAAg CCTTCGTGGTGCACAAGTCGCGTGGCATCACCACACTCGCCTCCATGcactcgcagcagcagcagctccatcagcagcaacatcaacatcaacagcatcagcagcaataccagcagcagccactgcagcagcaccCATCCCAGTCGCAGCTCCAAATCCAGCAGCAGGAGCCCTTGGTTCCGGCTCGCTTGCGCCAGGCTAAAGAAAAGACCAATGTTGAGTCGAAGGCGGACGAGAGAG GCGATTTTGTCGCTGCGGGTCGACCAAGTAACTGGGAACAGAGCCGCCGGCCAAGCTTTGCAG GTCGTCGCTCGCGCAGGAACTCTTCCAGCGAGGACTCCCAGCTGACCATCGAGAACTTTGGTGGCTCCCAGGATCAGCTGAACACGCTGGGACGATACGAACGCGACAGGGAACGCAAGTTGTCCAACACCAGTGTGGGTAGTTATCCAGTTGAACCCGCTGTGGCCGTTCGCTCTTCGATTGCCGATGCTAGGGGCACGTTGCAGTTGGGCTACGATACGGATTCCGGCTCTGAGAAGCAGGATCGTGAAACGGAAAAGTATTCGATGCGCCGGCAAGTCAG TGTCGACAATGTGCCCACGGTGTCGTCGCACAATCTTTCGAATGCGGGCAGCCCGTTGCCGGTGGCTAGGCACAAGCAACATTCCAGCGACAAAGactacagcagcaacagcggcatGACACCAGATGCATACAACGATACCCGCTCCACCAGTGCTTACGATCCGGAGAGCACGCCCGTTCGCAAATCCTCGACAAGCAGCATGCCAGCAAGTCCGGCTGCCTGGCAGTTGGATGTGGGAGACGACGATATGCGCTCACTGGAGAACGCCAGCAAGTTGTCCACCATACGAATGAAACTGGAGGAGAAGCGGCGGCGCATTGAGCAGGACAAGCGCAAGATCGAGATGGCTTTGATGAGGCACCAGGAGAAG GAGGATTTGGAGTCGTGTCCGGACGTTATGAAGTGGGAGACAATGAGCAACGAATCAAAGCGCACGCCTGATATGGATCCCGTGGACTTGGACAAGTACCAG CAAAGTATCGCCATCATGAACATGAACCTGCAGGATATCCAGCAGGATATCCACCGCCTGGCCACCCAGCAAAGCCAAATGCAGGCGCAACACCTCCAAGCCCAACAGCTCATGCAGGCTCAGCAGATAGCCAACATGCTGAACCAG CAGCAGACCTATGGGTCGCAGCAGCACTTGGCTGATCATCACTACCAGCAGCAGAGACCCATGCAGCAAAGCTTTGGTTCATCGCCCCATATTCCGCAGGCCTACAACGCCCCAGTCAGCGCATACAGCTCCCGTCCGCCCAGTCGCGATCcctaccagcagcagctccaccatcagcagcagcagcccatGCCAATGCCACAACCGATGCAGTACGTCAACGAGCACGGGCAGTATATGTCGCCGCCGCAGCCCGCGCACTACATGCCGCAGCAGACGCAACAGCCGCAGAGCATCTACAGCGACAACGGGGCGGCGTACAATCACAGTAACCACTCGCCATACGGCGGAGCTCCACAGTATCGGAGCAGCGTGGTGTACGACGATTACGGGCAGCCCACCAACCACTTCTACCTGCATGAGTCATCGCCGCAGCCACAAGCTCATCCGCATCCCCAGCGTAGGACTTGGGCCCACtctgcagcagccgccgcttatgagcaacagcaacagatcCAGCCTTCCCTGGTGGATGTGAATGCCTGGCAGACGCAGCAGCACCAGAAGCAGAAACAGACCTGGATGAACAGGCCGCCCTCAAGTGCAGGAGCTCCGAGTCCTGGCAGCTTTATGCTGCACCAGAACGGAGGgagcggtggcggtggtggtggtgagcTACAGCACCTGTTTCAGGTACAGGCCTCGCCACAGCATGGCCAACGTCAGGTTAGTGGATCCAATGGCGTGCAGCGCCAGCAATCGCTGACCAATTTGCGAGACAATCGCTCGCCCAAGGCACCACAAAACATGGGAATGCCCATGGGTATGCCAATGCAGCAAGAGGACATGATGGCACCGCAGAGTATTTGCTTTATCGGTGACGAGGAGGATGTTGATGAGCTGGAGCGAAACATCATCGAATCAATGCAGTCGACGCACATCACCGACTTTgtgcaccagcagcagcagcaacaccaacagcaactgcagcagcaacagcggtTGCAGGGCCACAGCGGACGAGGCAGCAGCTCGGAGGATTATGACAGCGGGGAGATGATCTCCAACAAGCTGAATATCACCAGCGGCAATCTCACCTATCGCATACCCTCGCCATCCCGTCCCTCCATCCAAGCCAACAGCTTCCAGGATCCCCGAGCCATGGCAGCAGCTCCCGGTGCAGAGGACCAGCCGCCCGAGAAGGGTTTCTACATCTCCTTCGACGATGAGCAGCCCAAACGACCCAAGCCACCTCTGCGCGCCAAGCGATCGCCCAAAAAGGAGTCTCCACCGGGCAGTAGGGACAGCGTCGATAATCAGGCGACCCTGAAACGTGAATCGCTTAGTCATctgcacaacaacaacaatattgGATTTGGAAATGATGATGTCAACAGCAAACCGGTGACCAGGCACAGCATCCATGGCCTAAACAACTCCAATAGTGTCAAATCTCCCGGAAATGCCACGTACAACAAGTACACGGATGAGCCGCCCATCCAACTGCGTCAGCTGGCCGTATCTGGAGCAATGTCACCAACTAGTAACGAACGTCGCCACTTGGACGATGTCAGCAATCAGTCACCGCAGCAGACGCAACAACCAATGTCGCCCACGCGACTCCAAcagagcagcaacaatgcAGAGGCGGCCAAGAACAAGGCACTGGTCATCGGAGCAGATTCCACCAATTTGGATCCG GAATCTGTAGATGAGATGGAGCGGCGCAAGGAGAAAATCATGCTGCTGTCTTTGCAACGTCGCCAGCAACAGGAGGAGGCGAAGGCGCGCAAAGAGATTGAGGCTTCTCAGAAGCGAGAAAAGGAGCGCGAGAAGGAGGAGGAACGGTCGCGCAAGAAGGAGGAGCAAATGGCACGGCGAGCGGCCATTTTGGAGCAGCACAGACTCAAGAAAGCCATTGAAGAGGCCGAGCGAGAG gGTAAAACCCTGGATCGGCCCGATCTGCACGTGAAGCTGCAATCCCATTCATCCACCTCAACGACCCCGCGGCTGAGGCAGCAGCGTACCACGCGTCCCAGACCGAAGACAATTCACGTGGACGATGCCAGCGTGGACATCAGCGAGGCTTCAAGCATCTCTAGTCGGGGCAAAAAAGGCTCAAGCTCGAATCTAACTG GCTACGGTCAACTAAGCTCAAATTCAATGAAAAGAGATTACTACAGGGGCTCGCAAGACTCCCTCACTGTAAAAG AGTCACCCGATGATTATCCCAGTACAAGTTCAACTCCGATTGGACGACGGGGATCGTACAAAACTTCCAGAG ATTCGGGACTGGGACGCGCCACTCCGCCGAGGCGTGCTCCGTCGCctggaatgggaatgggcgCTTCAGGTAGGCATATGCCATCTCCCTCCGGACCGGGCTCATTGCCGCCAGGTTTGATATCGAAACGTCGCGGATTTGATGATGGATCCAGCGATTTCTCTTTAACTCCGAATTTGAACATGGAATATTCGG GTCCTAAACTCTATAAGCAACCAGCGGCCAAATCGAATCGTGGAATCATCCTGAATGCCGTTGAATACTGTGTTTTTCCCGGCGTTGTCAACCGCGAGGCCAAACAGAAAGTGCTGGAGAAGATAGCGCGCTCGGAGGCGAAGCACTTCCTGGTACTCTTCCGCGATGCTGGCTGCCAGTTCCGCGCCCTCTACAGCTACCAGCCGGAAACGGACCAGGTGACCAAGCTGTATGGTACTGGGCCTAGTCAAGTCGAAGAAGTCATGTTCGACAAGTTCTTCAA ATATAACTCAGGAGGCAAGTGCTTCTCGCAAGTGCACACCAAGCATCTGACAGTGACCATCGACGCCTTCACAATACACAACTCCCTGTGGCAGGGCAAGCGGGTGCAGTTGCCCAGCAAAAAAGACATGGCGCTTGTTATCTAA
- the LOC120444720 gene encoding patronin isoform X2, producing MDVETQEIRQARQRASVKWLLSKAFNNRVPDNLKEPFYRDHENQERLKPQIIVELGNATLYCQTLANLYSDPNYQSMNHWSIIQTLARKGVPVAESADMPITETVLIQTNPLRINAHMSVIESLMVLYAKEISSGDRVMAAIRRISGNNYQAPTGQSYEQALLGWISHACAALKKRIIKEVDAGLPDDNGSRLQTPDIPPVRDFQDLCDGICLALLISYYCPKVVPWTSVRINYLPAVEDSIHNILLVCNFSQKHLPYTVMHMTPEDVTYMRGSMKLNLVVLLTDLFNLFEIHPAKCVCYPGMDGQDVIARRTMGANEHGICHRRGLTVQPVTPIPDLRSDLDQPPVGSPQNRPPFQVPHSNSFGGGLNRRSTPPNEYQTVQSNNFDGNHAEAFVVHKSRGITTLASMHSQQQQLHQQQHQHQQHQQQYQQQPLQQHPSQSQLQIQQQEPLVPARLRQAKEKTNVESKADERGDFVAAGRPSNWEQSRRPSFAGRRSRRNSSSEDSQLTIENFGGSQDQLNTLGRYERDRERKLSNTSVGSYPVEPAVAVRSSIADARGTLQLGYDTDSGSEKQDRETEKYSMRRQVSVDNVPTVSSHNLSNAGSPLPVARHKQHSSDKDYSSNSGMTPDAYNDTRSTSAYDPESTPVRKSSTSSMPASPAAWQLDVGDDDMRSLENASKLSTIRMKLEEKRRRIEQDKRKIEMALMRHQEKEDLESCPDVMKWETMSNESKRTPDMDPVDLDKYQQSIAIMNMNLQDIQQDIHRLATQQSQMQAQHLQAQQLMQAQQIANMLNQQTYGSQQHLADHHYQQQRPMQQSFGSSPHIPQAYNAPVSAYSSRPPSRDPYQQQLHHQQQQPMPMPQPMQYVNEHGQYMSPPQPAHYMPQQTQQPQSIYSDNGAAYNHSNHSPYGGAPQYRSSVVYDDYGQPTNHFYLHESSPQPQAHPHPQRRTWAHSAAAAAYEQQQQIQPSLVDVNAWQTQQHQKQKQTWMNRPPSSAGAPSPGSFMLHQNGGSGGGGGGELQHLFQVQASPQHGQRQVSGSNGVQRQQSLTNLRDNRSPKAPQNMGMPMGMPMQQEDMMAPQSICFIGDEEDVDELERNIIESMQSTHITDFVHQQQQQHQQQLQQQQRLQGHSGRGSSSEDYDSGEMISNKLNITSGNLTYRIPSPSRPSIQANSFQDPRAMAAAPGAEDQPPEKGFYISFDDEQPKRPKPPLRAKRSPKKESPPGSRDSVDNQATLKRESLSHLHNNNNIGFGNDDVNSKPVTRHSIHGLNNSNSVKSPGNATYNKYTDEPPIQLRQLAVSGAMSPTSNERRHLDDVSNQSPQQTQQPMSPTRLQQSSNNAEAAKNKALVIGADSTNLDPESVDEMERRKEKIMLLSLQRRQQQEEAKARKEIEASQKREKEREKEEERSRKKEEQMARRAAILEQHRLKKAIEEAEREGKTLDRPDLHVKLQSHSSTSTTPRLRQQRTTRPRPKTIHVDDASVDISEASSISSRGKKGSSSNLTGYGQLSSNSMKRDYYRGSQDSLTVKESPDDYPSTSSTPIGRRGSYKTSREPAGVERGRTLSRISVAKGSTLNFRGRKSNSLMNLCDTDSGLGRATPPRRAPSPGMGMGASGRHMPSPSGPGSLPPGLISKRRGFDDGSSDFSLTPNLNMEYSGPKLYKQPAAKSNRGIILNAVEYCVFPGVVNREAKQKVLEKIARSEAKHFLVLFRDAGCQFRALYSYQPETDQVTKLYGTGPSQVEEVMFDKFFKYNSGGKCFSQVHTKHLTVTIDAFTIHNSLWQGKRVQLPSKKDMALVI from the exons ATGGATGTCGAAACACAGGAAATACGACAG GCTCGTCAACGTGCTTCCGTCAAATGGCTGCTCTCGAAGGCGTTCAACAATCGCGTGCCGGACAACCTGAAGGAGCCCTTCTACCGCGACCATGAGAATCAGGAGCGCCTGAAGCCGCAAATCATCGTGGAGCTGGGCAATGCCACGCTCTACTGCCAGACGCTGGCCAATCTGTACTCAGATCCCAACTACCAAAGCATGAACCACTGGTCAATAATACAGACGCTAGCGCGCAAGGGAGTTCCCGTGGCCGAATCCGCGGACATGCCCATTACCGAAACGGTATTAATTCAAACCAATCCGCTGCGAATT AACGCCCACATGTCTGTGATAGAATCGCTGATGGTTTTGTATGCGAAGGAAATATCATCGGGTGACCGCGTCATGGCGGCCATACGAAG AATATCTGGCAACAACTATCAGGCGCCCACTGGCCAGTCCTACGAGCAAGCTCTGCTGGGCTGGATTTCACATGCTTGCGCCGCACTGAAGAAGCGCATTATCAAGGAGGTGGACGCAGGACTGCCCGACGATAAT GGTTCTCGTCTGCAGACCCCGGATATACCACCTGTAAGGGACTTCCAGGATCTGTGCGATGGAATCTGCTTGGCACTGCTCATCTCGTACTACTGCCCAAAGGTGGTGCCGTGGACGAGTGTGCGGATCAACTATCTGCCCGCCGTCGAGGactcgattcacaacatcctgcTGGTCTGCAATTTCTCGCAGAAGCATCTGCCCTATACCGTGATGCATATGACGCCCGAGGATGTGACCTACATGCGCGG ATCCATGAAACTTAATCTGGTAGTGTTGCTGACGGATTTGTTCAATCTGTTTGAGATACACCCGGCAAAATGTGTTTGCTACCCCGGCATGGATGGTCAGG ATGTCATCGCCCGGCGCACTATGGGCGCCAATGAGCACGGGATCTGCCATCGACGGGGCCTCACAGTGCAGCCCGTCACACCCATTCCCGATCTGCGCAGCGATCTCGACCAGCCGCCCGTAGGCTCGCCTCAGAACCGACCACCGTTCCAAG tTCCGCACTCGAATTCATTTGGCGGCGGCTTAAATCGCAGATCAACCCCGCCCAACGAATACCAGACGGTTCAGTCAAATAATTTTGACGGTAATCATGCCGAAg CCTTCGTGGTGCACAAGTCGCGTGGCATCACCACACTCGCCTCCATGcactcgcagcagcagcagctccatcagcagcaacatcaacatcaacagcatcagcagcaataccagcagcagccactgcagcagcaccCATCCCAGTCGCAGCTCCAAATCCAGCAGCAGGAGCCCTTGGTTCCGGCTCGCTTGCGCCAGGCTAAAGAAAAGACCAATGTTGAGTCGAAGGCGGACGAGAGAG GCGATTTTGTCGCTGCGGGTCGACCAAGTAACTGGGAACAGAGCCGCCGGCCAAGCTTTGCAG GTCGTCGCTCGCGCAGGAACTCTTCCAGCGAGGACTCCCAGCTGACCATCGAGAACTTTGGTGGCTCCCAGGATCAGCTGAACACGCTGGGACGATACGAACGCGACAGGGAACGCAAGTTGTCCAACACCAGTGTGGGTAGTTATCCAGTTGAACCCGCTGTGGCCGTTCGCTCTTCGATTGCCGATGCTAGGGGCACGTTGCAGTTGGGCTACGATACGGATTCCGGCTCTGAGAAGCAGGATCGTGAAACGGAAAAGTATTCGATGCGCCGGCAAGTCAG TGTCGACAATGTGCCCACGGTGTCGTCGCACAATCTTTCGAATGCGGGCAGCCCGTTGCCGGTGGCTAGGCACAAGCAACATTCCAGCGACAAAGactacagcagcaacagcggcatGACACCAGATGCATACAACGATACCCGCTCCACCAGTGCTTACGATCCGGAGAGCACGCCCGTTCGCAAATCCTCGACAAGCAGCATGCCAGCAAGTCCGGCTGCCTGGCAGTTGGATGTGGGAGACGACGATATGCGCTCACTGGAGAACGCCAGCAAGTTGTCCACCATACGAATGAAACTGGAGGAGAAGCGGCGGCGCATTGAGCAGGACAAGCGCAAGATCGAGATGGCTTTGATGAGGCACCAGGAGAAG GAGGATTTGGAGTCGTGTCCGGACGTTATGAAGTGGGAGACAATGAGCAACGAATCAAAGCGCACGCCTGATATGGATCCCGTGGACTTGGACAAGTACCAG CAAAGTATCGCCATCATGAACATGAACCTGCAGGATATCCAGCAGGATATCCACCGCCTGGCCACCCAGCAAAGCCAAATGCAGGCGCAACACCTCCAAGCCCAACAGCTCATGCAGGCTCAGCAGATAGCCAACATGCTGAACCAG CAGACCTATGGGTCGCAGCAGCACTTGGCTGATCATCACTACCAGCAGCAGAGACCCATGCAGCAAAGCTTTGGTTCATCGCCCCATATTCCGCAGGCCTACAACGCCCCAGTCAGCGCATACAGCTCCCGTCCGCCCAGTCGCGATCcctaccagcagcagctccaccatcagcagcagcagcccatGCCAATGCCACAACCGATGCAGTACGTCAACGAGCACGGGCAGTATATGTCGCCGCCGCAGCCCGCGCACTACATGCCGCAGCAGACGCAACAGCCGCAGAGCATCTACAGCGACAACGGGGCGGCGTACAATCACAGTAACCACTCGCCATACGGCGGAGCTCCACAGTATCGGAGCAGCGTGGTGTACGACGATTACGGGCAGCCCACCAACCACTTCTACCTGCATGAGTCATCGCCGCAGCCACAAGCTCATCCGCATCCCCAGCGTAGGACTTGGGCCCACtctgcagcagccgccgcttatgagcaacagcaacagatcCAGCCTTCCCTGGTGGATGTGAATGCCTGGCAGACGCAGCAGCACCAGAAGCAGAAACAGACCTGGATGAACAGGCCGCCCTCAAGTGCAGGAGCTCCGAGTCCTGGCAGCTTTATGCTGCACCAGAACGGAGGgagcggtggcggtggtggtggtgagcTACAGCACCTGTTTCAGGTACAGGCCTCGCCACAGCATGGCCAACGTCAGGTTAGTGGATCCAATGGCGTGCAGCGCCAGCAATCGCTGACCAATTTGCGAGACAATCGCTCGCCCAAGGCACCACAAAACATGGGAATGCCCATGGGTATGCCAATGCAGCAAGAGGACATGATGGCACCGCAGAGTATTTGCTTTATCGGTGACGAGGAGGATGTTGATGAGCTGGAGCGAAACATCATCGAATCAATGCAGTCGACGCACATCACCGACTTTgtgcaccagcagcagcagcaacaccaacagcaactgcagcagcaacagcggtTGCAGGGCCACAGCGGACGAGGCAGCAGCTCGGAGGATTATGACAGCGGGGAGATGATCTCCAACAAGCTGAATATCACCAGCGGCAATCTCACCTATCGCATACCCTCGCCATCCCGTCCCTCCATCCAAGCCAACAGCTTCCAGGATCCCCGAGCCATGGCAGCAGCTCCCGGTGCAGAGGACCAGCCGCCCGAGAAGGGTTTCTACATCTCCTTCGACGATGAGCAGCCCAAACGACCCAAGCCACCTCTGCGCGCCAAGCGATCGCCCAAAAAGGAGTCTCCACCGGGCAGTAGGGACAGCGTCGATAATCAGGCGACCCTGAAACGTGAATCGCTTAGTCATctgcacaacaacaacaatattgGATTTGGAAATGATGATGTCAACAGCAAACCGGTGACCAGGCACAGCATCCATGGCCTAAACAACTCCAATAGTGTCAAATCTCCCGGAAATGCCACGTACAACAAGTACACGGATGAGCCGCCCATCCAACTGCGTCAGCTGGCCGTATCTGGAGCAATGTCACCAACTAGTAACGAACGTCGCCACTTGGACGATGTCAGCAATCAGTCACCGCAGCAGACGCAACAACCAATGTCGCCCACGCGACTCCAAcagagcagcaacaatgcAGAGGCGGCCAAGAACAAGGCACTGGTCATCGGAGCAGATTCCACCAATTTGGATCCG GAATCTGTAGATGAGATGGAGCGGCGCAAGGAGAAAATCATGCTGCTGTCTTTGCAACGTCGCCAGCAACAGGAGGAGGCGAAGGCGCGCAAAGAGATTGAGGCTTCTCAGAAGCGAGAAAAGGAGCGCGAGAAGGAGGAGGAACGGTCGCGCAAGAAGGAGGAGCAAATGGCACGGCGAGCGGCCATTTTGGAGCAGCACAGACTCAAGAAAGCCATTGAAGAGGCCGAGCGAGAG gGTAAAACCCTGGATCGGCCCGATCTGCACGTGAAGCTGCAATCCCATTCATCCACCTCAACGACCCCGCGGCTGAGGCAGCAGCGTACCACGCGTCCCAGACCGAAGACAATTCACGTGGACGATGCCAGCGTGGACATCAGCGAGGCTTCAAGCATCTCTAGTCGGGGCAAAAAAGGCTCAAGCTCGAATCTAACTG GCTACGGTCAACTAAGCTCAAATTCAATGAAAAGAGATTACTACAGGGGCTCGCAAGACTCCCTCACTGTAAAAG AGTCACCCGATGATTATCCCAGTACAAGTTCAACTCCGATTGGACGACGGGGATCGTACAAAACTTCCAGAG AGCCAGCCGGCGTAGAAAGGGGCCGCACTCTGTCGCGTATCTCCGTCGCTAAGGGCAGCACGCTTAATTTCCGGGGCCGAAAGTCCAATTCGCTAATGAATCTGTGCG ACACAGATTCGGGACTGGGACGCGCCACTCCGCCGAGGCGTGCTCCGTCGCctggaatgggaatgggcgCTTCAGGTAGGCATATGCCATCTCCCTCCGGACCGGGCTCATTGCCGCCAGGTTTGATATCGAAACGTCGCGGATTTGATGATGGATCCAGCGATTTCTCTTTAACTCCGAATTTGAACATGGAATATTCGG GTCCTAAACTCTATAAGCAACCAGCGGCCAAATCGAATCGTGGAATCATCCTGAATGCCGTTGAATACTGTGTTTTTCCCGGCGTTGTCAACCGCGAGGCCAAACAGAAAGTGCTGGAGAAGATAGCGCGCTCGGAGGCGAAGCACTTCCTGGTACTCTTCCGCGATGCTGGCTGCCAGTTCCGCGCCCTCTACAGCTACCAGCCGGAAACGGACCAGGTGACCAAGCTGTATGGTACTGGGCCTAGTCAAGTCGAAGAAGTCATGTTCGACAAGTTCTTCAA ATATAACTCAGGAGGCAAGTGCTTCTCGCAAGTGCACACCAAGCATCTGACAGTGACCATCGACGCCTTCACAATACACAACTCCCTGTGGCAGGGCAAGCGGGTGCAGTTGCCCAGCAAAAAAGACATGGCGCTTGTTATCTAA